A region of Bombus huntii isolate Logan2020A chromosome 15, iyBomHunt1.1, whole genome shotgun sequence DNA encodes the following proteins:
- the LOC126874058 gene encoding polyglutamine-binding protein 1 — protein sequence MPLPAALAARLAKRGLITGSEKHESTKKESRKKIHEEVIAEDYDSTKDDINQIDISQKFMGYSGCPNKYNIYHECTKKCKELWGLGHVQPSDKYLKKQLKLIQKYPLPETWKAVYDPGSGQHYYWDWSSDLVSWLPPGHPKCQISQPASQLREELHLKAADQDDNMSSDDSGSEQEPMEVDEPDTKKDKKLETRSRHKPGDSKRNQRLEKSESKEKKDRTLDPMDPASYSDIPRGKWSDGLARHNEAKTGADTTASGPLYQMRPYPSPGAVLRSNRANKTDSESSNKPKVSCPEKPE from the exons atgcCACTTCCAGCTGCATTAGCTGCACGGCTTGCTAAAAGAGGGCTTATTACTGGATCAGAAAAACAcg aatctACAAAAAAAGAATCAAGAAAAAAAATCCATGAAGAAGTAATAGCTGAAGATTATGATAGTACAAAAGATGATATTAACCAAATtgacatatcacaaaaatttatg gGATATAGTGGTTGTCCcaataagtataatatttatcatgaaTGTACAAAAAAGTGCAAAGAGTTATGGGGTCTTGGACATGTACAACCTTCTGACAAATACTTGAAAaagcaattaaaattaatacagAAGTATCCCTTACCAGAAACCTGGAAAGCTGTTTATGACCCTGGATC TGGCCAACATTATTATTGGGACTGGTCATCTGATTTGGTATCTTGGTTACCACCGGGCCACCCAAAATGTCAAATATCTCAACCAGCTTCTCAGTTAAGAGAAGAATTACATCTAAAAGCAGCAGATCAGGATGACAATATGTCTAGTGATGACAGTGGTAGTGAACAAGAGCCAATGGAA GTGGATGAACCAGACacaaagaaagataaaaaattagagaCTAGATCAAGACACAAACCAGGAGATAGTAAAAGAAATCAAAGATTAGAAAAATCTGagagcaaagagaagaaagacaGAACTTTAGATCCTATGGATCCAGCATCTTACAGTGATATTCCACg GGGAAAATGGTCTGATGGTTTAGCACGACACAATGAAGCTAAAACAGGAGCAGACACAACTGCTTCAGGACCACTTTATCAAATGAGGCCATATCCTAGTCCAGGCGCGGTTTTGCGATCAAATAGAGCTAACAAAACAGATTCAGAATCGTCTAACAAACCTAAAGTATCGTGTCCCGAAAAACCAGaataa